In one window of Helianthus annuus cultivar XRQ/B chromosome 17, HanXRQr2.0-SUNRISE, whole genome shotgun sequence DNA:
- the LOC110922248 gene encoding UDP-glycosyltransferase 83A1, giving the protein MAKPQVVVIPYPAQSHVIATMELSQRLVQHGIRVTFVNTDFNHKLVTSNWLDKESFGDPMQMVSIPDGLEPWEDRSDLCKLTLSIMQTMPHKLEELIEKINKEEGSKVSCVVADDCMGWAIKVAKKMGIRRAAFWPASVATLASMFSFQKLIDDGIINEKGTPLKEQIIQLSETMPSMKSENLSWVCFKDVATIEAIFLLVKEAEEASRLTEWFICNSTTELEAAAFSLFPKLLPIGPLLASNRLADQVGHFWQEDRTCLTWLDQQQPCSVIYVAFGSFTYFNQTQFEELALGLELSNRPFLWVVRPGMTKETTSNYNYPDGYMERVGARGRIVSWTPQQKVLAHPSVACFMSHCGWNSTIEGVTNGLPFLCWPYFADQFHNESYICDIWKTGLRLEKDEAEIITRGEIRTKVEELLNGETYTGKALDIKEKVTRSVREGGCSHRNLNNFIDWIKDK; this is encoded by the exons ATGGCAAAACCTCAAGTTGTGGTGATACCTTATCCCGCACAAAGCCATGTAATTGCTACAATGGAGCTTTCTCAACGGTTAGTCCAGCATGGAATCAGAGTTACGTTTGTCAACACAGACTTTAACCACAAGCTCGTGACCAGCAATTGGTTAGACAAAGAGAGTTTTGGGGATCCGATGCAGATGGTCTCCATCCCAGATGGTTTAGAACCATGGGAGGACAGGAGTGACCTTTGTAAGTTGACCTTGTCAATAATGCAAACCATGCCCCACAAGCTTGAAGAACTAATAGAGAAGATTAACAAAGAAGAGGGCAGTAAAGTTAGTTGTGTTGTTGCTGATGATTGCATGGGATGGGCCATAAAAGTGGCAAAGAAGATGGGAATTCGAAGAGCAGCCTTCTGGCCTGCCTCAGTTGCTACATTGGCCTCCATGTTCTCCTTTCAAAAACTGATTGATGATGGGATTATAAACGAGAAAG GCACACCTCTGAAAGAGCAGATAATTCAGCTATCAGAAACCATGCCGTCTATGAAATCTGAGAACCTTAGTTGGGTGTGCTTTAAGGATGTAGCTACCATAGAAGCCATCTTCCTACTTGTAAAAGAAGCTGAAGAGGCTTCTAGATTAACAGAATGGTTTATATGCAACTCTACTACTGAGTTGGAGGCTGCAGCATTTAGCCTGTTCCCGAAGTTGTTGCCGATAGGCCCTCTTCTGGCAAGCAATCGACTGGCTGACCAGGTAGGTCACTTCTGGCAAGAGGACCGAACCTGCTTAACATGGCTTGATCAACAACAACCATGTTCTGTCATTTATGTTGCATTTGGGAGCTTCACTTATTTCAACCAAACTCAGTTTGAGGAATTGGCACTCGGTCTTGAACTTAGCAACAGACCATTCTTGTGGGTGGTGAGACCGGGTATGACCAAGGAGACTACTTCTAATTATAATTATCCAGATGGATATATGGAAAGAGTAGGCGCCCGAGGAAGAATCGTGAGTTGGACACCACAACAGAAAGTCCTAGCTCACCCTTCAGTAGCATGTTTCATGAGTCACTGTGGTTGGAACTCTACAATAGAAGGTGTCACAAACGGACTTCCTTTTCTGTGTTGGCCATACTTTGCTGATCAATTTCACAATGAGAGTTACATTTGTGACATCTGGAAGACTGGATTACGGTTGGAAAAAGATGAAGCAGAAATCATTACTCGAGGAGAAATAAGAACCAAAGTGGAGGAGTTGCTCAACGGCGAAACATACACAGGTAAGGCGTTGGATATTAAAGAAAAGGTTACAAGAAGTGTCAGAGAAGGGGGTTGCTCACACAGAAACCTTAACAATTTTATTGATTGGATTAAAGACAAATGA
- the LOC110924073 gene encoding zinc finger MYM-type protein 1-like encodes MTAPSTQKEICSCFAEEVLKKIFEELGDDVFSTLVDESRDISKKEQMVVVLRYVDKVRFVKERFISIIHVKETTALSLKSAIDNLFARYILSLSRVRGQGYDGASNLSDEFNGLKTLILKENSSAFYVHCFAHELQLVVVSFATKHLEICKFFKEVIDLINTVGASCKRIDLLKESQRESLKLNSEVETGSGQNQELSLARAGETHWSSHEKTILRLLALYPIVIDVLEYIETSGSDGAHKSQAKGLHIYMKSFDFVFYLHLMKHILGVTNVLCEALQRKDQDITNAVGLVRSTKEELQRYRLEGFDSLL; translated from the coding sequence ATGACGGCGCCATCAACCCAGAAAGAAATTTGTAGTTGTTTTGCAGAAGAAGTATTAAAGAAGATATTTGAAGAACTTGGTGATGATGTCTTTTCGACATTAGTTGATGAATCGAGGGACATTTCAAAAAAGGAACAAATGGTTGTGGTTTTAAGATATGTTGATAAAGTTCGATTTGTGAAGGAGCGATTTATTAGCATTATTCATGTTAAGGAAACAACCGCATTATCTCTCAAATCTGCAATTGATAATTTATTCGCTCGCTACATTTTGAGTTTAAGTAGGGTTAGAGGCCAAGGATATGACGGTGCAAGCAACTTGTCCGATGAGTTTAATGGTTTGAAAACattgattttaaaagaaaattctTCAGCATTTTATGTTCATTGTTTTGCTCACGAGCTTCAGCTTGTTGTTGTATCatttgcaaccaaacatctggaAATTTGTAAATTTTTTAAAGAAGTAATAGATTTAATAAATACTGTTGGTGCATCTTGCAAAAGAATAGATTTGTTAAAAGAGAGTCAAAGagagagtttgaaattgaattcGGAAGTTGAAACCGGAAGTGGTCAAAATCAAGAACTCTCACTTGCAAGAGCCGGAGAAACACATTGGAGTTCTCACGAAAAAACGATTCTTCGTTTGCTTGCATTATATCCTATTGTTATTGACGTGCTTGAATATATAGAAACTTCGGGATCTGATGGTGCTCACAAAAGTCAAGCAAAAGGACTTCATATATACATGAAAAGTTTTGATTTTGTATTTTATCTACATTTGATGAAGCACATCTTGGGAGTTACTAACGTTTTGTGTGAAGCTCTTCAAAGAAAGGATCAAGACATTACAAATGCAGTTGGGTTGGTTAGATCAACCAAAGAAGAATTACAAAGGTATCGACTTGAAGGTTTTGACTCGCTTTTATAA